In Pseudomonas grandcourensis, the DNA window ACAGACCCTCAATGGTCTCTCCGAACAATTGCTGGGGCATCTCGACAAAGCCTACGAGCGGGTGCATCCGGATATCGTGCTGGTACACGGCGACACCACCACCAGCTTCATTGCCGCCCTCGCCGCCTTCAATCGCCAGATACCCATCGGCCACGTCGAAGCCGGCTTGCGTACCGGCAACTTGCGCGCACCCTGGCCGGAGGAAGCCAACCGACACCTGACCGGTGTCATCGCCGACCTGCATTTCGCGCCGACCCTCATCAACCAGGACAATCTGCTGCGCGAAGGTGTGTCCAAGGCCAACATCGAGATCACCGGTAACACGGTGATCGACGCACTGGTATGGATGCGCAAACACCAACAGGAAGTCCATTGGCACCCTGCCGCCGATTCGCCGCTGGCCGTGCTCGACGACAACCGGCGCATGGTGCTGATCACCGGGCATCGCCGGGAGAACTTCGGCGGCGGTTTTCGCAACATCTGCCAGGCCCTGGCCACCCTCGCCGAACGTTATCCCGATGTGCAATTCGTCTACCCGGTGCACCTCAATCCGCAGGTGCAAAAGGCGGTCTACAGCGTTCTCTCGGACAAACCCAATATCTATCTGGTGGCGCCGCAGGATTACCAGCACTTCGTCTGGCTGATGGACCGCGCATATTTCATTCTCACCGATTCCGGTGGCATCCAGGAGGAAGCCCCGGCCATTGGCAAGCCGTTGTTGGTACTGCGCGATGTCACGGAGCGGCCATCGGCGCTCGAAGGCGGAACGGTGGTGCTGGTGGGCACTGACACCGACCGCATCGTCAATGAATCGAGCCTGCTGTTCGATGATGAAGCCACCTTTGAGCGCATGAGCCGGGTCCACAGTCCGTATGGCGACGGACACGCCAGCGAACGCATCGCCAACCGCCTCGGCATCTGGCTGAAACACCGTACGGCTGGTAAAGCCGTATGAGCCTGGTGTTTGTCGACTTCTTTGCCTATGTGTTGTTCGGACTCAAATACCTCGCAATTACCCTGGCCCTGCTGATGTTCATACTCGGGCTCGATGACCTGTTCATCGACCTCGTGTACTGGAGCCGCAAACTGATCCGGCGCTGGCGGATCTATGAAAAATTCGACCGTGCCGATGAGCAACGGCTGTACTCCATCAGCGAAAAACCCCTGGCGATCATGGTGCCTGCGTGGAACGAAGTCGGCGTGGTCGGCGAAATGGCGCGCCTGGCCGCCTCGACCATCGACTACGAGAACTATCAGATTTTCGTCGGCACCTACCCCAACGACGCCGAGACCCAGGCCGACGTCGATGCGGTGTGCCGGCATTATCCCAACGTGCACAAAGTGGTGTGTGCCCGCCCCGGCCCGACCAGCAAGGCTGACTGCCTGAACAACGTGATCGACGCCATCCTGCGTTTTGAAAACGATGCAAAGATCCAGTTCGCCGGCTTCATCCTGCACGATGCCGAGGACGTGATTTCGCCCATGGAGTTGCGTCTGTTCAACTACCTGCTGCCGGCCAAGGACCTGATCCAGATTCCGGTCTATCCCTACGCGCCGGAATGGAATGGCTTCACCGCCGGGCACTACGTCGACGAGTTCGCCGAGAACCATGGCAAGGACGTCATCGTGCGTGAAGCACTGACCGGGCAAGTGCCCAGCGCCGGGGTCGGCACCTGCTTCAGCCGTAAAGCCATCAGTGCCCTGCTCGAGGACGGTGACGGTATCGCCTTCGACGTGCAGAGCCTGACCGAAGACTACGACATCGGTTTCCGCCTCAAGCAAAAAGGCATGAAGTGCATCTTTGCCCGCTATTCGGTGACCGATCCGAAACTGGCACTGGAGCAACCCTGGGCGTTCGGCATGGACCGCGCATTTTCCCAGGTGATCTGCGTGCGCGAGCACTTTCCCCGAGACTTGCAGTACGCGATCCGGCAGAAGTCGCGCTGGATCGTCGGCATTGTGTTCCAGGGCACCAAGAATCTTGGCTGGAGCAGCAAAGGCATGCTCAATTATTTTCTTTGGCGCGACCGCCGTGGCCTGATTGCGTACCTGTTGAGCTTCCTGGTGAACATACTGCTGGTGGTGTTGCTGGCGATGTGGCTGGTCACCGTGATCGCACCGAATGCCTGGCGGTTCCCGTCGATCCTCTCTGACAGCACGTTATTGGCGGGCCTGCTGTGGCTCAATGGTTTCATGCTGCTCAATCGGCTATTCCAGCGCGGTTGGTTTGTCACCCGCTTTTACGGACTGGGCGAAGGACTGCTGTCGGCCCCCCGGATGGTGTGGAGCAATTTCGTCAATTTCTTCGCCAACCTTCGGGCGTTGCGCCAGGTGATGGAAATGGGCGATTCGCGTCGCGTCGCCTGGGACAAGACCACTCATGAGTTTCCGGCCCTGGCCGAGGCCCAGCGCACCCCGCTGGGCCATCGCCTGGTGGAAAAAGGTCTGCTCTCTGAAGATCAACTCGAAGCCGCGATCACCAACCCGGTACGCCGACGCCTGGGTCAGGAGCTGCTGCTGCGCGGGCACATCGACACCACGCAACTGGTACAGGCCCTGGCCGAACAAATGGACCTGGAATGGGCGCCACTCAATCCGTTCAAGCTCGACAAGCGCCTGATCGACGCCGTTCCACGCAAAATCGCCACACACTACGGCGTGCTGCCGGTCGGCGAGGAAAACGAAACCCTGGTGCTGGCCTCCGAAGGTCCGGTGAGCCAGGTGTCCCTGGGAGCCATCAGCCGCCAACTGAAACGCAAGGTGCGTTGCCGCCTTGCCCCACAAGGCCGGGTGACGCTGGGGATCCGCTACTGGTACGCCAGCCCTCGTCAAACCGAGGAAGTACATCAAATGCTTGAGGTGCTTGAGAAAAATCAGGACGACGAAGACCTGATCGAGCGCGTCAGCCATCACCAGGTGTTGCTGGGCAATCTGTTGCAAGTACGCGGCATGGTGCCGCCTACCCTGTTCAATCAGGCGCTGATCGATTTCGATGCGGAAAAAATGTCTCTAGGTGAACACTTGATTGAACGCGGCATGATCACACAGGAAATCCTCGAACAGGCCTTGGTCGATCAGGCGAGCGAGCAGCACGCTGCCTACTGCATTGCCCGGGAGGCCGCATGAAGCCTGTCCATCGTCAGACCTTGATGGCCGGTAGCCTGTTGCTCTGCCTGAACACGACGGCGTGGGTGCAAGCCGAACCCTTGACCGATTTCGATCAGTTCCGCAGTTATCCCTATATGGACCGCAGTTACCGCGAAGCGAAAAACGGCAACTGGAAGGAAGTCGAACGGCTGATGTGTCACCTGCTGGGCCAAGTGCCAGGAAACGATGAAGCACGGGCACTGCTGGTGCAATCGCTGGTCAAGCAGCAACGCTACGAAGACGCCGTGCAAGCGCTGCAGGATACCCCGGCCAACAGCGAAGCCCTGCTTAACCTGCGCCTGGCCTGGATCGAACAGGATCCGCCGGACAGAAAACAGGTGGAGCAATGGATAGCCTCCAGCAATCTGGAGCATCGCGTGCGCCTGTGGCAGGCCTACAGCGCGAGCCTGGCCAAGCGCGGTGGCGCTGCCTCGGCCCATGACTGGCTGGCGCAACTGCCACCCAAGGGTGATGAGCAAGCGCTGCAACAGGCCCGGGCCAACTGGTCCGAGCAATTGCGCGATTGGGATGGCACCATCAAGGAGCTGGCGCCCCTGGCCGCGAAACAACAACTCGACGCCCAAAGCTGGCAGCGCCTGGCCAACGCCTACGTGCAACGCCTCGACGAGCAACCCTTGCAGCAATTGCTGCAAACAGCGCCCAGCCCCGAGGCGGCGCGCAAGGCTCGACTGGCCATGGTCGACCGGGCGATCGCCATGGGCCACATCCAGTTGGCGCAGCGCTGGATGCAATCGCTGCCGCCTGCCGATCTTGCCGATCCGGCGCAACGCCAGCGTCTGTGGGAACTGGCCCGGCAAACCGGCGACAGCGCCACGGTACAACGCCTGAGCGGTGAGTTGCAGCGGCCCTGCCTTGAGACCGCCGACTGGCTGTCGCGTCGTGATCCGCAAGCGGCGCTGACCCAGTTGAAAGGTTGCCAACCCGAAGAAAATCCGCAGGCCTGGCTGGTACTCGCCCAGCGCCTGCAAGCCACCGACCTGCTGCAAACGACCCATCTGCCGGAACCCTGGGACACGCGACGCCGCGAACAGCTGCTCGACGTCTGGCAGGTTGAAGGCCGTAGCGACAAAGTCATGGCCTACCTCGCCAGCCAGCCGCAGACCGCCGACGTGGTCAAACGTCGCGCTGAACTGCTCCAGGCATCGGATCACGATACCGAAGCGGCGACCTTCTGGGAGCGGCATTACCAGCAGACCGGCAACCTCAACTCGCTGAATCAGGCGACCTACCTGGCACTGAAAGCCGGCCAGCGGGAGCATGCGCAACAGTTGATCGAGAGCGCCTTCGACCGCCACGGCGGCAAGCTGCCGACGCCCCTGCTGCAACGTTTGGCAGGGTTGTATGCCGCATCGACACCGACCGCGGCACAACAACAACGCATCGTTTCATTGCTCAACCGCGTCGACTCCGCCACTCGCGGGCAACTGCTGGCGCAACTGGCGGAAAACGGCCAGTGCAGCGCGGTTCAACAGACGATTGGCGATCACCCGCAAGTCGCAGGCGACTACCGCGCCCTCGGCCGCTGTGCAATGCCCGAGCGCCCCGGCGAAGCGGTGGTGTACTACCAGACCACGGAAAAAATGGGGGACCGTAACAGTCGCCTGCCACTCGCCTACGCCATGGAAGCCTCCGGAGACTCGGCGGGTGCCCTGGCCATCTGGCGCAGCATTCCGGACGCTGAACTCAGCGACAATGCCCGCCTAACTGCCAGCCGCGGCGCCCTGAATATCGGCGACACGCAAACGGCCGAACGCTACTGGCAACTAAGCCGCACCCGTGGCGCCAATGAGTGGACGTTGGGCGCGGCGATTGCCGATGCCCGGGGCGATCACGCGCTCGCGCTGCAACGCCAGCGTTCCGCCCTGCAGTTGGTACCGGATGCCGAGCATTACTATGCGGCTTCGGTCACGGCACAAAAGGCCGGCGACCTGCAGCAAAGTAACGAATGGCTTGCCGAAGTGGTGCGCCGAGAACCGGACAATCCCCGTTATCGTGCCGACTACGGCGTGCGCCTGGCCGGCGCCGAGACCAAGGCAGAACGCGCCCGCTCCATCCCGTATTTGCAACGCGCCACCCAGGATTTCCCGGAAGACTATCGTCTCGGCGAAACACTGGCCTGGCGTTACGACGA includes these proteins:
- the wecB gene encoding non-hydrolyzing UDP-N-acetylglucosamine 2-epimerase; this encodes MSFKVMMVFGTRPEAIKMAPLARVLRNWPGITLNICSTGQHREMLKQVLDSFELTVDEDLQVMTQGQTLNGLSEQLLGHLDKAYERVHPDIVLVHGDTTTSFIAALAAFNRQIPIGHVEAGLRTGNLRAPWPEEANRHLTGVIADLHFAPTLINQDNLLREGVSKANIEITGNTVIDALVWMRKHQQEVHWHPAADSPLAVLDDNRRMVLITGHRRENFGGGFRNICQALATLAERYPDVQFVYPVHLNPQVQKAVYSVLSDKPNIYLVAPQDYQHFVWLMDRAYFILTDSGGIQEEAPAIGKPLLVLRDVTERPSALEGGTVVLVGTDTDRIVNESSLLFDDEATFERMSRVHSPYGDGHASERIANRLGIWLKHRTAGKAV
- the nrfB gene encoding cyclic di-3',5'-guanylate-activated glycosyltransferase NrfB; its protein translation is MSLVFVDFFAYVLFGLKYLAITLALLMFILGLDDLFIDLVYWSRKLIRRWRIYEKFDRADEQRLYSISEKPLAIMVPAWNEVGVVGEMARLAASTIDYENYQIFVGTYPNDAETQADVDAVCRHYPNVHKVVCARPGPTSKADCLNNVIDAILRFENDAKIQFAGFILHDAEDVISPMELRLFNYLLPAKDLIQIPVYPYAPEWNGFTAGHYVDEFAENHGKDVIVREALTGQVPSAGVGTCFSRKAISALLEDGDGIAFDVQSLTEDYDIGFRLKQKGMKCIFARYSVTDPKLALEQPWAFGMDRAFSQVICVREHFPRDLQYAIRQKSRWIVGIVFQGTKNLGWSSKGMLNYFLWRDRRGLIAYLLSFLVNILLVVLLAMWLVTVIAPNAWRFPSILSDSTLLAGLLWLNGFMLLNRLFQRGWFVTRFYGLGEGLLSAPRMVWSNFVNFFANLRALRQVMEMGDSRRVAWDKTTHEFPALAEAQRTPLGHRLVEKGLLSEDQLEAAITNPVRRRLGQELLLRGHIDTTQLVQALAEQMDLEWAPLNPFKLDKRLIDAVPRKIATHYGVLPVGEENETLVLASEGPVSQVSLGAISRQLKRKVRCRLAPQGRVTLGIRYWYASPRQTEEVHQMLEVLEKNQDDEDLIERVSHHQVLLGNLLQVRGMVPPTLFNQALIDFDAEKMSLGEHLIERGMITQEILEQALVDQASEQHAAYCIAREAA
- a CDS encoding phage receptor, producing MKPVHRQTLMAGSLLLCLNTTAWVQAEPLTDFDQFRSYPYMDRSYREAKNGNWKEVERLMCHLLGQVPGNDEARALLVQSLVKQQRYEDAVQALQDTPANSEALLNLRLAWIEQDPPDRKQVEQWIASSNLEHRVRLWQAYSASLAKRGGAASAHDWLAQLPPKGDEQALQQARANWSEQLRDWDGTIKELAPLAAKQQLDAQSWQRLANAYVQRLDEQPLQQLLQTAPSPEAARKARLAMVDRAIAMGHIQLAQRWMQSLPPADLADPAQRQRLWELARQTGDSATVQRLSGELQRPCLETADWLSRRDPQAALTQLKGCQPEENPQAWLVLAQRLQATDLLQTTHLPEPWDTRRREQLLDVWQVEGRSDKVMAYLASQPQTADVVKRRAELLQASDHDTEAATFWERHYQQTGNLNSLNQATYLALKAGQREHAQQLIESAFDRHGGKLPTPLLQRLAGLYAASTPTAAQQQRIVSLLNRVDSATRGQLLAQLAENGQCSAVQQTIGDHPQVAGDYRALGRCAMPERPGEAVVYYQTTEKMGDRNSRLPLAYAMEASGDSAGALAIWRSIPDAELSDNARLTASRGALNIGDTQTAERYWQLSRTRGANEWTLGAAIADARGDHALALQRQRSALQLVPDAEHYYAASVTAQKAGDLQQSNEWLAEVVRREPDNPRYRADYGVRLAGAETKAERARSIPYLQRATQDFPEDYRLGETLAWRYDEVEDSASARKELERVIDLEQNPVAADDEEGSMEARRYRQRRAHESLSRRDSVTIASTWSPAGISTNDFVRPDQSTGTQRRSSSQNVQLAMWDHALGDEPSRAGSSLSVYGRVLLGGVGRSSYAESLGTGVGLRYKPWGTANINFYGEIYKQSQFDDQDNHGLSLGQMLIPEKLSDQVNDHRDDGHTTTDYLLRSTASFLDQGRFRNDWRVDESDWEERFLYLDAAWWTKAGDHQWLSRFQQGHTWKLPFNGAQTIMPYGFLEFASQDPSNDWRQDLRTGLGLRWQWWFNDDIYNAYRAHLTVRTEYQQALGGNLYDGGNGVLVGVELNF